A genome region from Nocardiopsis exhalans includes the following:
- a CDS encoding glutamate--cysteine ligase, with amino-acid sequence MGIAFTTSERATLGVEWELQLVDRGSRHLRQEARQLLAALPDLSSEAAVPPLRHELMQSQVEVVTGICETVEEAKGDLGRSVARMREVLEPRGTTLTCSGTHPIDDWRDQELSPGKRYGELVDQMQWLARRILTCGVHVHVGVRGQEKAIPIVNALANYLPHFLALSASSPFWGGHDTGLASARSIVFGALPTSGPPPNLSGWTAFEEYLETLLRAGTIASIKEVWWDIRPHPDFGTIEIRMFDGIPTLREVGMAAALSQSLVEMFDHQLDRGYSLPSPPSWVVKDNKWRATRYGLDARVITDSHGTTVPIRDDLYELVRELAPVAARLGCAEDLDLISEILDKGASYERQRAVVAEGGSLEDVVDMLSAEFEGDSTRATVGVGDGAGAR; translated from the coding sequence ATGGGAATCGCATTCACAACGTCCGAACGAGCGACGCTCGGGGTCGAGTGGGAACTCCAACTCGTCGACCGCGGCAGTCGCCATCTCCGGCAGGAGGCGCGGCAACTCCTCGCCGCACTCCCCGATCTCAGCAGTGAGGCGGCGGTCCCCCCGCTGCGGCACGAACTGATGCAGTCCCAGGTGGAGGTGGTGACCGGGATCTGCGAGACGGTGGAGGAGGCCAAGGGTGATCTCGGTCGCAGCGTCGCCCGGATGCGCGAGGTGCTCGAACCCCGCGGTACCACCCTGACCTGTTCGGGAACCCACCCGATAGACGACTGGCGTGACCAGGAGCTCAGCCCCGGAAAGCGCTACGGCGAGCTGGTCGACCAGATGCAGTGGCTGGCCCGACGCATCCTGACCTGCGGCGTTCACGTCCATGTGGGGGTGCGCGGCCAGGAGAAGGCCATTCCGATCGTGAACGCGCTCGCGAACTATCTGCCACATTTCCTTGCTTTGAGTGCTTCTAGCCCCTTTTGGGGTGGTCACGACACCGGACTGGCCTCCGCGCGCTCGATTGTCTTCGGTGCGCTCCCCACCTCGGGGCCGCCGCCGAACCTGTCAGGTTGGACCGCTTTCGAGGAATACCTCGAAACCCTTCTCCGGGCAGGTACCATCGCCTCTATCAAGGAAGTGTGGTGGGACATCCGTCCGCACCCGGATTTCGGCACCATAGAGATCCGGATGTTCGACGGCATTCCCACCTTGCGCGAGGTGGGAATGGCCGCCGCTCTCTCCCAGAGTCTGGTGGAGATGTTCGATCACCAGCTCGACCGCGGGTACAGCTTGCCCAGCCCGCCGTCCTGGGTGGTGAAGGACAACAAGTGGCGGGCCACCCGCTACGGACTCGACGCTCGAGTCATCACGGACTCGCACGGAACCACAGTTCCGATCCGTGACGACCTCTACGAGCTGGTCCGCGAGCTGGCTCCGGTCGCGGCCCGCCTGGGCTGCGCGGAGGACCTGGACCTGATCTCCGAGATCCTGGACAAGGGCGCCTCCTACGAGCGCCAGCGGGCGGTCGTCGCCGAAGGCGGATCGCTCGAAGACGTCGTGGACATGCTCTCCGCCGAGTTCGAAGGCGATTCCACCCGCGCGACGGTCGGCGTCGGCGATGGAGCCGGTGCGCGGTAA
- a CDS encoding YihY/virulence factor BrkB family protein, which yields MAGVLDRAKDAAQHYQNVAMDGFWELRRRRPFFDHLVRAGERYSDRNGTQLAGAVTYFAFLSFFPLLALAFAVVGFLAARQVELTTYLEEALDEVLPGLSQQLPMDQIADARVGASVLGLLGLLYAGLNSVSALREALHTIWLKSLKQGPNFVLRKLGDLLVMIGLGSALLLTVAFTSVMQTATVWLLSLVGLEGSLVANLSLRALALVIAIAVNMCLFLLVFALLSGAGRPTGMMWKGALLGAVGFEILKNLAAQLLAGTLTNPVYASFAVLVGLLVWINLVMRVVMFSAAWTATWLPVLPPYTGTLPLPEQNGMDWTRPTPVLRPREEDLAEQRLARRVLALGLSLVGAVIAAAGAAFALRDRSKSRRAG from the coding sequence ATGGCCGGAGTGCTCGACCGGGCCAAGGACGCGGCCCAGCACTACCAGAACGTGGCGATGGACGGCTTCTGGGAGCTGCGGCGCCGCCGCCCGTTCTTCGACCACCTGGTGCGGGCCGGTGAGCGCTACTCCGACCGCAACGGCACCCAGTTGGCGGGGGCGGTCACCTACTTCGCGTTCCTGTCCTTCTTCCCGCTGCTGGCGCTGGCCTTCGCGGTCGTCGGCTTCCTGGCGGCCAGGCAGGTGGAGCTCACCACCTACCTGGAGGAGGCGCTGGACGAGGTGCTGCCCGGGCTCTCCCAGCAGCTGCCCATGGACCAGATCGCGGACGCCCGGGTGGGCGCGAGCGTGCTGGGCCTGCTGGGTCTGCTGTACGCGGGCCTGAACTCGGTCTCGGCGCTGCGCGAGGCCCTGCACACGATCTGGTTGAAGAGCCTCAAACAGGGCCCCAACTTCGTGCTGCGCAAGCTGGGCGACCTGCTGGTCATGATCGGGCTGGGGTCGGCCCTGCTGCTCACCGTCGCCTTCACCAGTGTCATGCAGACCGCCACGGTCTGGCTGCTGTCCCTGGTGGGCCTTGAGGGGTCGCTGGTGGCCAACCTGTCGCTGCGCGCCCTGGCCCTGGTCATCGCCATCGCCGTGAACATGTGCCTGTTCCTGCTGGTCTTCGCGCTGTTGTCGGGGGCGGGGCGGCCGACGGGCATGATGTGGAAGGGGGCGCTGCTGGGCGCGGTGGGCTTCGAGATCCTCAAGAACCTCGCCGCGCAGCTGCTGGCGGGCACGCTCACCAACCCGGTATACGCCTCCTTCGCGGTGTTGGTGGGCCTGTTGGTGTGGATCAACCTGGTGATGCGCGTGGTCATGTTCAGCGCCGCCTGGACGGCCACCTGGCTGCCGGTGCTGCCGCCCTACACCGGGACCCTGCCGCTGCCGGAGCAGAACGGGATGGACTGGACACGGCCGACCCCCGTGCTGCGCCCGCGTGAGGAGGACCTGGCCGAGCAGCGCCTGGCCCGCCGGGTGCTCGCCCTGGGGTTGTCACTGGTGGGGGCGGTGATCGCGGCGGCGGGCGCGGCGTTCGCCCTCCGCGACCGGTCGAAATCCCGAAGGGCCGGCTGA
- a CDS encoding LCP family protein: MADRRHPGEPGSTGEHNRGGVFRRGGGPGKPDEFEKLYRSRESEQRVVGETRRIPPADQVPPHRPRKRRTHSAGREYDGRGHQRRAQQRRRKTARNTLIIVLVLLLVIPGGFYLWADSRLERVDALQDYEGRPDRQPGTTYMIVGSDSREGLDDDQIRELATGRAEGRRTDTLMVLYMPRDGDPTIVSVPRDSYVPMAIPGYADNKINTAFADSVCGTGEDGEEVCGGPGPLVQSFEQASGVRIDHYVEIGMGGFVDLVDAVGGVELCPEEPMVDPKAGLDIEAGCQEMDGGTALGYVRTRATPRADLDRIQRQREFFSALIQEASAPSTMFNPFKSVPLVVAGTDTFMVDEGDKLRHLASMLMAMRGGTATTAVPVGSTPTLDGVGSVVLWDEARSEQMFAAMREGEPIPEEAMQD, translated from the coding sequence ATGGCTGATCGACGGCACCCGGGAGAGCCCGGCTCGACCGGTGAACACAACAGAGGGGGTGTGTTCCGACGCGGCGGCGGCCCCGGCAAGCCGGACGAGTTCGAGAAGCTCTACCGCTCCCGTGAGTCCGAGCAGCGGGTCGTGGGCGAGACCCGGCGGATCCCCCCGGCCGACCAGGTGCCCCCGCACCGTCCCCGGAAGCGCCGCACCCACAGCGCCGGGCGGGAGTACGACGGCCGCGGCCACCAGCGCCGCGCGCAGCAGCGCCGCAGGAAGACGGCCCGGAACACGCTGATCATCGTGCTGGTCCTGCTCCTGGTGATCCCCGGCGGCTTCTACCTCTGGGCGGACTCGCGGCTGGAGCGGGTCGACGCCCTCCAGGACTACGAGGGACGCCCGGACCGACAGCCCGGGACCACGTACATGATCGTCGGCTCCGACAGCCGTGAGGGCCTGGACGACGACCAGATCCGGGAGCTGGCCACCGGCCGCGCCGAGGGCCGCCGTACCGACACGCTCATGGTGCTGTACATGCCCCGCGACGGCGACCCCACGATCGTCAGCGTGCCGCGCGACTCCTACGTCCCCATGGCGATCCCCGGCTACGCGGACAACAAGATCAACACCGCCTTCGCCGACTCCGTGTGCGGCACCGGCGAGGACGGCGAGGAGGTCTGCGGCGGTCCGGGCCCGCTCGTGCAGAGCTTCGAGCAGGCCTCGGGCGTGCGGATCGACCACTACGTGGAGATCGGCATGGGCGGCTTCGTCGACCTGGTCGACGCGGTCGGCGGCGTGGAGCTGTGCCCGGAGGAGCCGATGGTGGACCCGAAGGCGGGCCTGGACATCGAGGCGGGCTGCCAGGAGATGGACGGCGGCACCGCGCTGGGCTACGTGCGCACCCGCGCCACCCCGCGCGCGGACCTGGACCGCATCCAGCGCCAGCGCGAGTTCTTCTCCGCGCTGATCCAGGAGGCCAGCGCCCCCTCCACGATGTTCAACCCCTTCAAGTCCGTGCCGCTGGTGGTCGCGGGCACCGACACGTTCATGGTCGACGAGGGCGACAAGCTGCGTCACCTGGCCAGCATGCTGATGGCGATGCGCGGCGGCACCGCGACCACAGCCGTGCCGGTGGGGAGCACCCCGACCCTGGACGGCGTGGGTTCGGTCGTGCTCTGGGACGAGGCCAGGTCGGAGCAGATGTTCGCGGCCATGCGCGAGGGCGAGCCCATCCCCGAGGAAGCCATGCAGGACTGA
- a CDS encoding FHA domain-containing protein, with translation MDGPYLRLEETGDVRPLPEEVTTVGRGEGADIRLNDPSVSQLHAELVRRGPYVYVVDLGLSRNGTRVNGRPIARRVLEEGDVVSFGNARCRIGGLPSEQLSPDIELRRGAAPELTRRELDVLTALCQPALSEEAFVAPATARDIAEALVVTEAAVKQHLLRLYQKFRIPEGQNRRTRLANEVVALGLVRPMPVTGSSRRAS, from the coding sequence GTGGACGGTCCCTATCTACGGCTGGAGGAGACCGGGGACGTCCGCCCGCTCCCCGAGGAGGTCACCACGGTCGGCCGCGGTGAGGGCGCCGACATACGGCTGAACGACCCCAGCGTGTCCCAGCTGCACGCCGAACTGGTCCGCCGCGGACCCTACGTCTACGTGGTGGACCTGGGCCTGTCCCGCAACGGCACCCGCGTCAACGGCCGCCCCATCGCCCGCCGTGTGCTGGAGGAGGGCGACGTCGTGAGCTTCGGCAACGCGCGCTGCCGGATCGGCGGCCTGCCCAGCGAGCAGCTCAGCCCGGACATCGAGCTCCGTCGCGGCGCCGCCCCCGAACTCACCCGCCGCGAACTGGACGTGCTCACCGCCCTGTGCCAGCCCGCCCTGTCCGAAGAGGCCTTCGTCGCACCCGCCACCGCCCGCGACATCGCCGAGGCCCTGGTGGTCACCGAGGCCGCGGTCAAACAGCACCTGCTGCGGCTCTACCAGAAGTTCCGCATCCCCGAGGGGCAGAACCGCCGCACCCGCCTGGCCAACGAGGTGGTCGCCCTGGGCCTGGTCCGCCCCATGCCCGTCACCGGCTCCTCACGCCGCGCCAGCTGA
- a CDS encoding galactokinase family protein, whose product MGVIGARVRAVLGTRTGGPVGDWPEAPDDEALRSAYAELFGAAPEGLWHAPGRLALMGEHTAAGGGAALYAALPWGVTAAAGTTADGRVRVATPSGPLSDRGRPALAVAGAVAHAREKGLLGAGSGLRVVLGSDLPEHASLGHSAAVGAAVSLALADLAGADRPTGGTVDQSVALAARAGHAVRVNLASGRTTVLPFDLAAAELRLVVLETGALPRRDPRPVRAAELDRAQDVLGPLRAVQDLPGALRRLQNPVLRSRVEYAVTEVHRLNAAVGLLRTERAAETGPILSASHLSLRRFGLPLPSVDLAVETAALAGARGSRMTGWAGTAFALVSEDRADDLTAAVRSAFAAKGWPEPRMRAALPSGGASRLR is encoded by the coding sequence GTGGGGGTCATCGGGGCGCGGGTGCGCGCGGTGCTGGGTACACGGACCGGGGGGCCGGTCGGGGACTGGCCGGAGGCGCCCGACGACGAAGCCCTGCGCTCGGCGTACGCGGAACTCTTCGGGGCGGCCCCCGAGGGCCTGTGGCACGCGCCGGGGCGGCTGGCGCTCATGGGCGAGCACACCGCGGCCGGCGGCGGAGCGGCCCTGTACGCGGCGCTGCCCTGGGGGGTGACGGCGGCGGCCGGGACCACGGCGGACGGACGCGTGCGCGTGGCGACGCCCAGCGGCCCGCTGAGCGATCGGGGACGGCCAGCCCTCGCGGTGGCCGGGGCCGTGGCCCACGCGCGCGAGAAGGGCCTCCTGGGCGCGGGGAGCGGCCTTCGGGTGGTGCTCGGCTCCGACCTGCCCGAACACGCCTCCCTGGGCCACTCGGCCGCGGTCGGCGCGGCGGTGTCCCTGGCGCTGGCCGATCTCGCCGGGGCCGACCGCCCCACCGGGGGCACCGTCGACCAGAGCGTGGCCCTGGCCGCCCGCGCAGGGCACGCCGTCCGGGTGAACCTGGCCAGCGGCCGGACCACCGTGCTGCCGTTCGACCTCGCGGCGGCGGAACTGCGGTTGGTCGTGCTGGAGACCGGGGCGCTCCCCCGGCGGGACCCGCGCCCGGTCCGCGCCGCCGAGCTGGACCGGGCCCAGGACGTCCTGGGCCCGCTGCGCGCCGTCCAGGACCTGCCCGGGGCGCTGCGCCGCCTGCAGAACCCCGTCCTGCGCAGCCGGGTGGAGTACGCCGTCACCGAGGTGCACCGGCTCAACGCCGCGGTCGGTCTGCTGCGCACGGAGCGGGCGGCGGAGACCGGGCCGATCCTGTCCGCCTCGCACCTGTCCCTGCGCCGCTTCGGCCTTCCGCTGCCCTCCGTCGACCTGGCGGTGGAGACCGCGGCGCTGGCCGGGGCCCGGGGCAGTCGGATGACCGGGTGGGCGGGGACCGCCTTCGCACTGGTCTCCGAGGACCGGGCGGACGACCTGACCGCGGCGGTCCGGAGCGCGTTCGCGGCGAAGGGGTGGCCCGAGCCCCGCATGCGGGCCGCGCTGCCGTCCGGCGGAGCCTCCCGCCTGCGCTGA
- a CDS encoding purine-nucleoside phosphorylase has product MSESEQPPQPPQTTGEAKRLADSASKELLARAGADSFDALVVLGSGWAGAVDTLGTPDIEFDATELPGFVAPSAEGHSGKVRSMWVGEKRVVVFMGRVHVYEGFGPMVATHAVRTGIAAGARIAVLTGSAGSLRTDYQPGQPVVLRDHVNLTSRSPLTGANFVDLTQAYSERLRQVIHGVDASLAEGVYVSTTGPQLQTPAELKVLRQAGADVVGRSIALETIAAVEMGAEVLGLSMVSNDAVGAVLDPFEEDRALEIVTQRARRLGELLNRVIAAA; this is encoded by the coding sequence GTGAGCGAATCAGAGCAGCCGCCCCAGCCGCCCCAGACCACCGGCGAGGCGAAACGACTGGCGGACTCCGCCTCGAAGGAACTCCTGGCCCGGGCCGGGGCCGACAGTTTCGATGCCCTGGTGGTGCTCGGCTCCGGCTGGGCGGGCGCGGTGGACACACTGGGCACGCCCGACATCGAATTCGACGCGACCGAGCTGCCCGGCTTCGTGGCACCCAGCGCCGAAGGGCACAGCGGCAAGGTCCGCAGCATGTGGGTGGGCGAGAAACGCGTGGTCGTGTTCATGGGCCGCGTCCACGTCTACGAGGGCTTCGGCCCGATGGTCGCCACGCACGCGGTGCGGACCGGGATCGCCGCGGGTGCCCGGATCGCGGTACTGACCGGATCGGCGGGATCGCTGCGCACCGACTACCAGCCGGGGCAGCCGGTGGTACTGCGCGACCACGTCAACCTCACCTCGCGGTCCCCGCTGACCGGCGCCAACTTCGTCGACCTGACCCAGGCCTACAGCGAGCGGCTGCGCCAGGTCATCCACGGGGTGGACGCCTCCCTGGCCGAGGGCGTGTACGTGTCCACCACGGGTCCGCAGCTGCAGACCCCGGCCGAGCTGAAGGTGCTGCGCCAGGCGGGCGCGGACGTGGTCGGGCGCTCGATCGCGCTGGAGACCATCGCGGCGGTGGAGATGGGCGCCGAGGTGCTGGGGCTGTCCATGGTCAGCAACGACGCGGTGGGCGCGGTGCTGGACCCCTTCGAGGAGGATCGCGCCCTGGAGATCGTCACCCAGCGAGCGCGCCGGCTCGGTGAACTGCTGAACCGGGTGATCGCCGCGGCCTGA
- a CDS encoding M20 family metallopeptidase: protein MQGRDLPEQLTAFLARHERELTGFRRDLHMHPELAFAEHRTTGRLTERLRQVGLRPRTLPQGTGLICDIGDGPGPTVALRADIDALPLTDEKDVPYRSTVPGVAHACGHDVHTTVLLATGIFLAQQDRAGALPGRVRLLFQPAEELPGGAVEVVKAGGMDGVDRIFALHCDPRQLVGKVGLRTGGITAACDQIMVRLSGPGGHTARPHLTSDLVYALGKIVTELPAALSRRIDPRAGFSLVWGRISAGSAPNVIPDDAVAEGTVRCLDDEAWHAAPDILKGLVESVASAYGADADVTYRRGVPPTINEARSVDIMREAATSALGSDAVGPTPQSLGGEDFAWYLEHAPGALARLGTHSPDWSGPMLDLHRGSFDVDERAIGVGTRLMATTALTALWEHAPEGMRVDSEALA from the coding sequence ATGCAGGGACGTGACCTGCCGGAACAGTTGACCGCTTTTCTGGCGCGCCATGAGCGGGAGCTCACGGGCTTTCGACGGGACCTGCACATGCACCCGGAGCTCGCCTTCGCCGAGCACCGCACCACGGGCCGGCTGACCGAACGGCTACGCCAGGTCGGACTGCGACCCCGCACCCTCCCCCAGGGCACCGGTCTGATCTGCGACATCGGCGACGGCCCCGGCCCCACGGTCGCCCTGCGCGCCGACATCGACGCGCTCCCCCTCACCGACGAGAAGGACGTCCCCTACCGTTCCACCGTCCCCGGCGTCGCGCACGCCTGCGGACACGACGTGCACACCACGGTCCTGCTGGCCACGGGGATCTTCCTCGCCCAGCAGGACCGCGCCGGTGCCCTGCCGGGCCGCGTCCGGCTCCTCTTCCAGCCCGCCGAGGAGCTTCCCGGCGGGGCGGTGGAGGTCGTCAAGGCCGGCGGCATGGACGGCGTGGACCGCATCTTCGCCCTGCACTGCGACCCCCGCCAGCTCGTGGGCAAGGTGGGCCTGCGCACCGGCGGCATCACCGCCGCCTGCGACCAGATCATGGTGCGCCTGTCCGGGCCGGGCGGGCACACCGCCCGCCCGCACCTGACCTCCGACCTCGTCTACGCGCTCGGCAAGATCGTCACCGAACTACCCGCCGCGCTCTCCCGCCGCATCGACCCCCGGGCCGGGTTCAGCCTGGTGTGGGGCCGGATCAGCGCGGGATCGGCGCCCAACGTCATTCCGGACGACGCCGTCGCCGAGGGCACCGTGCGCTGCCTGGACGACGAGGCCTGGCACGCCGCCCCGGACATCCTCAAGGGACTGGTGGAGTCGGTCGCCTCCGCCTACGGCGCCGACGCCGATGTCACCTACCGCCGGGGTGTTCCGCCCACCATCAACGAGGCGCGCAGCGTGGACATCATGCGTGAGGCCGCCACGTCGGCCCTGGGGTCCGACGCCGTCGGGCCGACCCCGCAGAGCCTGGGCGGGGAGGACTTCGCCTGGTACCTGGAGCACGCACCCGGCGCGCTGGCCCGGCTGGGCACCCACTCCCCGGACTGGAGCGGGCCCATGCTGGACCTGCACCGGGGCAGTTTCGACGTGGACGAGCGCGCGATCGGGGTGGGCACCCGCCTGATGGCGACCACCGCTCTCACCGCGCTGTGGGAGCACGCCCCCGAGGGCATGCGGGTGGACAGCGAGGCCCTGGCCTGA
- a CDS encoding NADP-dependent isocitrate dehydrogenase gives MAKIKVENPVVELDGDEMTRIIWSFIKDRLILPYLDIDLKYYDLGIEERDRTDDQVTIDAAHAIKKYGVGVKCATITPDEARVEEFGLKKMWRSPNGTIRNILGGVVFREPIICENVPRLVPGWTKPVIIGRHAHGDQYKATDFKVPGPGTVTMTYTPADGSQPVEFEVAEFPEEGGVAMGMYNYRKSIEDFARASLNYGLDRNYPVYMSTKNTILKAYDGMFKDVFEEIFEAEFKEKFAAAGITYEHRLIDDMVAAALKWDGGYVWACKNYDGDVQSDTVAQGYGSLGLMTSVLRTADGSTVEAEAAHGTVTRHYRQHQQGKPTSTNPIASIYAWTRGLEHRGKLDNTPAVVEFAQTLEDVVIKTVEGGQMTKDLALLVGSEQEWLTTEEFLAALDENLSKRLA, from the coding sequence ATGGCCAAGATCAAGGTCGAAAACCCCGTAGTCGAGCTCGACGGCGACGAGATGACCCGGATCATCTGGTCCTTCATCAAGGACCGTCTGATCCTTCCGTACCTCGACATCGACCTCAAGTACTACGACCTGGGTATCGAAGAGCGCGACCGCACCGATGACCAGGTCACCATTGACGCCGCGCACGCCATCAAGAAGTACGGCGTCGGCGTCAAGTGCGCCACCATCACCCCCGACGAGGCCCGTGTCGAGGAGTTCGGCCTCAAGAAGATGTGGCGGTCGCCCAACGGCACCATCCGCAACATCCTCGGCGGCGTCGTCTTCCGTGAGCCCATCATCTGTGAGAACGTGCCGCGGCTGGTGCCGGGCTGGACCAAGCCGGTCATCATCGGCCGTCACGCCCACGGCGACCAGTACAAGGCCACCGACTTCAAGGTGCCCGGCCCCGGTACGGTCACCATGACCTACACCCCGGCCGACGGCAGCCAGCCGGTCGAGTTCGAGGTCGCGGAGTTCCCCGAAGAGGGCGGCGTCGCGATGGGCATGTACAACTACCGCAAGTCCATCGAGGACTTCGCGCGGGCCAGCCTGAACTACGGCCTGGACCGGAACTACCCGGTCTACATGTCCACCAAGAACACCATCCTCAAGGCCTACGACGGCATGTTCAAGGACGTGTTCGAGGAGATCTTCGAGGCCGAGTTCAAGGAGAAGTTCGCCGCCGCGGGCATCACCTACGAGCACCGCCTGATCGACGACATGGTCGCCGCCGCGCTCAAGTGGGACGGCGGCTACGTCTGGGCCTGCAAGAACTACGACGGTGACGTCCAGTCCGACACCGTCGCGCAGGGCTACGGCTCGCTCGGTCTGATGACCTCGGTCCTGCGTACCGCGGACGGCAGCACCGTCGAGGCCGAGGCCGCCCACGGCACCGTGACCCGTCACTACCGTCAGCACCAGCAGGGCAAGCCCACCTCGACCAACCCGATCGCCTCCATCTACGCGTGGACCCGCGGTCTGGAGCACCGGGGCAAGCTGGACAACACCCCGGCGGTCGTCGAGTTCGCGCAGACCCTCGAGGACGTCGTCATCAAGACCGTCGAGGGCGGCCAGATGACCAAGGACCTCGCTCTGCTGGTCGGCTCCGAGCAGGAGTGGCTGACCACGGAGGAGTTCCTCGCCGCTCTGGACGAGAACCTGAGCAAGCGTCTGGCCTAG
- a CDS encoding DUF3017 domain-containing protein, with translation MDDAEQAEVAESVGKNPDGDPEKPEKPEKASGSVPEGRRKVPYWLSQVPYALVLSALAAGIVVVAAAYFKRGPAIIAGALLLAATFRLFLPKDWIGLLAVRRRWVDLLTLVSLALLLIVLAWVAPQLSA, from the coding sequence GTGGACGACGCGGAGCAGGCTGAGGTGGCGGAGTCGGTCGGGAAGAACCCGGACGGTGACCCGGAGAAGCCGGAGAAGCCGGAGAAGGCATCGGGCAGTGTGCCCGAAGGTCGCAGGAAAGTGCCGTACTGGCTTTCCCAGGTGCCCTATGCCCTGGTGCTGTCAGCGCTGGCGGCGGGGATCGTGGTCGTGGCCGCGGCCTACTTCAAGCGCGGTCCGGCGATCATCGCGGGCGCGCTGCTGCTCGCGGCCACCTTCAGGCTGTTCCTGCCCAAGGACTGGATCGGCCTGTTGGCGGTACGTCGGCGCTGGGTCGATCTGCTCACTCTGGTGTCCCTCGCACTCCTCCTGATCGTGTTGGCCTGGGTGGCGCCGCAACTCTCCGCCTAG
- a CDS encoding PH domain-containing protein, whose product MGDPLMAGPDGGPTTHYSTSSRVMAMGWVVIAVLLLVDVVLRGQDRMAWIAGAALVLSVAVVYVVWLRPRVVSTERGIRMVNPLRETFVPWAAVQWVDVVDVLRVHTPEQVLRSWPLRETKRAKVRENMRRESGYLDPDDDRDPTQMRPVDLAARDLRRDAERYKTRPLSGPIKEISEEGPAALGAEDRPQTMVPVEVIVVLAVPLLLLAAVLLLA is encoded by the coding sequence GTGGGCGACCCACTGATGGCCGGACCCGACGGCGGGCCCACCACGCACTACTCCACCTCCTCCCGGGTGATGGCGATGGGGTGGGTGGTCATCGCGGTCCTGCTCCTGGTGGACGTGGTGCTGCGCGGTCAGGACCGGATGGCCTGGATCGCCGGGGCGGCCCTGGTCCTGAGCGTCGCCGTGGTCTACGTCGTGTGGCTGCGCCCGCGGGTGGTCTCCACGGAGCGGGGTATCCGGATGGTCAACCCGCTGCGCGAGACCTTCGTGCCGTGGGCGGCCGTGCAGTGGGTGGACGTGGTCGACGTGCTGCGGGTGCACACCCCCGAGCAGGTGCTGCGCTCCTGGCCCCTGCGCGAGACCAAGCGGGCCAAGGTCCGCGAGAACATGCGCCGGGAGTCGGGCTACCTGGACCCCGACGACGACAGGGACCCGACCCAGATGCGCCCGGTGGACCTGGCCGCCCGCGACCTGCGCAGGGACGCGGAGCGGTACAAGACGCGTCCGCTGAGCGGCCCCATCAAGGAGATCAGTGAGGAGGGCCCGGCCGCGCTGGGCGCCGAGGACCGCCCGCAGACGATGGTGCCGGTCGAGGTCATCGTCGTCCTGGCGGTGCCCCTCCTGCTGCTCGCGGCCGTGTTGCTCCTGGCCTGA
- a CDS encoding adenosine deaminase has product MNQPLTVEQIRRAPKVLLHDHLDGGLRPSTVVELAQEAGYKGLPTYDPAELGRWFRDASDSGSLERYLETFAHTTAVMQSRDALVRVAAEAAEDLAADGVVYAEQRYAPEQHLEGGLTLEEVVEAVQEGLELGEKRAADSGRSIRTGQLVTAMRHAARSSEIAELAVRYRDAGVSGFDIAGAEAGNPPTRHLDAFEYLRRENFHFTIHAGEAFGLPSIWEALQWCGCDRLGHGVRIVDDITTNENGVPRLGRLAQYVRDKRVPLEMCPSSNVQTGAADSIAEHPIKLLHDLRFRVTVNTDNRLQSGVTLSEEFAKLSEAFGYDWDDLQWFTVNAMKSAFLPFDERLSLINGIIKPGFAQLKWATH; this is encoded by the coding sequence ATGAACCAGCCACTCACAGTCGAACAGATCCGGCGGGCGCCGAAGGTGCTCCTGCACGACCACCTCGACGGCGGCCTGCGCCCGTCCACGGTCGTCGAACTGGCCCAGGAGGCCGGGTACAAGGGCCTGCCCACCTACGATCCGGCCGAGCTCGGGCGTTGGTTCCGCGACGCCTCGGACTCCGGGTCGCTGGAGCGCTACCTGGAGACCTTCGCGCACACCACCGCCGTCATGCAGAGCCGTGACGCCCTGGTGCGGGTCGCAGCCGAGGCCGCCGAGGACCTGGCCGCCGACGGTGTGGTCTACGCCGAGCAGCGCTACGCCCCCGAACAGCACCTGGAGGGCGGGCTCACCCTGGAGGAGGTCGTCGAGGCCGTCCAGGAAGGGCTCGAACTGGGGGAGAAGCGCGCGGCGGACTCCGGCCGCAGCATCCGCACCGGGCAGCTGGTGACCGCCATGCGGCACGCGGCCCGCTCCTCGGAGATCGCCGAGCTCGCGGTCCGCTACCGCGACGCCGGGGTGTCCGGATTCGACATCGCCGGCGCGGAGGCGGGCAACCCGCCCACCCGCCACCTGGACGCCTTCGAGTACCTGCGCCGGGAGAACTTCCACTTCACCATCCACGCCGGTGAGGCCTTCGGACTGCCCTCCATCTGGGAGGCGCTCCAGTGGTGCGGCTGCGACCGCCTCGGCCACGGCGTGCGCATCGTCGACGACATCACCACCAACGAGAACGGCGTGCCGCGGCTGGGCCGCCTCGCCCAGTACGTGCGCGACAAGCGCGTCCCGCTGGAGATGTGCCCCAGTTCCAACGTGCAGACCGGCGCCGCCGACTCCATCGCCGAGCACCCGATCAAGCTCCTGCACGACCTGCGCTTCCGGGTCACGGTCAACACCGACAACCGCCTCCAGAGCGGGGTCACCCTGTCGGAGGAGTTCGCCAAGCTGAGCGAGGCCTTCGGCTACGACTGGGACGACCTCCAGTGGTTCACGGTCAACGCCATGAAGTCGGCCTTCCTGCCCTTCGACGAGCGCCTGTCGCTGATCAACGGGATCATCAAGCCCGGGTTCGCGCAGCTGAAGTGGGCGACCCACTGA